CGACGACGACTACAAAAACGTTATTAATTGCCAtatcaaacaataaaaaaaaaaccacgcAAAACAATACTTTTTCACACGCCTTTTTCATTTTAGTTCATTTTGCAACCGTTCTAGTCTTGTCCACGACGTGAAGTGACCTGTTTCGCAGTTGTGTGGGCGACTCAAACACTTGACAACAAATTTTCGttgtttaaattattttcttcaaccCGCTCACACCACTGATTTTTTTCCAGGTAAGTTAGTATAAATTTTGCTCGCCaatggaataatcgagaaacgGTTGCAGAAACTCGAGGCTACAATTTTCAGATGCTTTTCTCGCTGACATCGACATCGTCCTTCAATTGAGCTCTCTTTTCTCTTTATGAGGACACGGGGAACCCGGAAAAATTCTAGTGCTTCCAATAACGAGTGTGACACTTTCCTGACACTAGTTGCGAAACTCTGCGATTAAACTATAGGACCCTTGTGACTAAGCTGTGATTGATTTCTGTCAGTTTTCTATAGTTTCTTCAAAGTTAAAAACCGCTAcctataatttttattgttttggaaAGGTAAATGTCTGTTTGATGGTAGTGATGAACACTGAAAAAGactaaacaagcaaacaaattaTTGCAATGGAGACAACATTGATGAGTTTTCTCCTGTCCTATTGCAGGATGTAATAAAGTCATTGTACCGAAACTCAATGGCGTCACTTCACATTCCAGGCAACGAGAAAATCCTTGTTCAGTTCATCCGCGAGGTTTTACGGGTGGCCTGGGATCTGGTATCCCTTGATCCCCCAATAGACCTTCCCACGTCACACGAGGGTGACATCATTGACGAGACACGTTACAGACGGACCTATGATTCTGAGTTCAGTGCTTCTACTGTTCAGTACTTTGTATGGCCTGCTTTGGTCAGGGACGGAAGCGTTGTAAGCAAGGGAGAGGTGGTTACTAAGCGACTGTTCTCACCAAGGATAAGGAAGGTATCAACATGTTAGCTCTGATTCCTTATTATTTCAACTGAGTTTCCGATTTTCCTCTACAATTTTGGCTGGTATTTCAGCGCAATAAACTGgagtaaaagaaaaataaaagccaaataaaatatgttattcaccggccggggaggtccgtattggaagaaactgtgcccgaggtcttgagTACTCAAGGCCGAGAGAacaatacggaccgacctacGTCGGtgaataacattattatttctCTTTCTTGAGAATCAAGGCAACGCTTGCTTAAAAAACTATAGCTGTAATCACGGGTCGTTAATTATCGCAccgatattttctttttcatcgtcATTGTTCATCTCATGGGGATGATAAAACTATCTTTCACTGTAAGCAGCTTACGTCTGAATCCTTGTCGATAAGTGAGAACATAACTATTTACGTGTTAAATGTTTACGACTTTAAAGAAACCATTGCAGAGTTCATCACGCAACAATTCCGCCCGGGTTAGCGGGCAAGATCGTCCAAGCCGCCCGCTCACGGAACcgatcagattgcaggatttggAGAATTCCGCCCGCTCACAaacttggaaaagaaaaaacggaAATTAAGGGAGATATTTTTAGCTCGTACGTTTTGTTTcgcccatttcagaccacgtggtGATCTCGAGGCAatcctccttttgttttttcagaagtCACGCGAACATATGCACGTGCATATTAAGACAACATTGGAACTTAACTGTCTCTAGAGTAACATCACGTGGTTTcaaataggaaaacaaaaatgtacaaGTTAAGAAGGTTTCTGGAAAAAGTTGTGTGTGTTAAGATACTTACACAGCATGTGGTTATGTGACAGACGAGTATAAATTTTTTTCGAGTTAAATTGCTTTCTATGCTTTGCCTTCTAAAGGTCACAACAAGTACCTCTAGCCCAGGAAGTGCCGAACTATTTTCTTCAAGAAAAGATGTCGGCTTTGCTTCTTTGCCTTCATCTTGGAAGTTGCAGTCATTTGAAATCCCACCTTAACTGAAAACAGGAATTCTTGACTTGTAGCAAGTGAAATACTTAATTAGCAGACCTTCTACAGTTTGATGATTGGGGTCAATAACTGATTAAAATCAGAGACCTTCATGAGCTAAATAGTGAATGTAGTATTACAGTAACTGAGTAGCTATCATAAACAGCTCATGAGAAATTTCCTCAGGCTATCCAGGTAGTTAACACCAAAATCCAACAGATTGAGATAAGCCGTTTGTTGTGCAGTCGGGCATTCATGACAGGCTGTAGTTAGGAGGCCTTTTCTTTCTCCTGCCAACCCCCCCAACCCACCCCCACCGCCACTCCCACAAACATCACATCACGCCAACTCCTAAATATTGATCTTTGTTCTTAATTAGTGTGGTTTTCATTGCACTGTTGAATTACTTTTGTTGATTGTTTCACAAGAAAAAACAAGATAATTTAGCATGATCAATGATTGACAAATGACCTCTTCACGGGTCTCTCTCATTTTTCTCTTTTACAAGACCAAATCTCTCTACAGTGTTAGCTACCCATGTCCTCTTCAAAGACAACCTGATTCCCAGGACCCTTTTCCCTCACTTGGGTGCCCCAAGAAAGAGAAAAGGGTCCTGGCACCTAGGTTGTTTCAAAGCAAAAGTCATGTTTCAGAATTTTTAACCAACATCATGATTATACTTTGAGACTTCAATAAGATTCTTGTCTGGATCCCTAAAATACACAGATGTGATTGGCCCATTAGCACCTGTCCTTTTTACTGGTCCTTCCTCTACTGTAATGTCTAAGCTTTCCAAGTTCTTCACAACACTTTGAATTGGTTTTTCAGTTATAAAGCAGATATCAATAGCTCCTGGTGTTGGGTTAGCAGCTTTTGGTTCAAATTCTTTCCCTTTCTGATGCAAATTAAGCTTTTGATTACCAAATGCAAGAGCTGTTCTTCCTTCACCAAATGCCACTTTGTCCATGCCAAGCACCTGAGAGTAGAAAGTAACTGTGGCATCTATGTCTTTAACTGTTAACACCAAGTGGTCGATGCGAGAAACAGAGAATGATTTCTCTTGTTTTTTGGCTGGCACTCCAGATTTGCAAATGCCACCTGCAGAAGTTTTAGACACAAAGAACCATGAGTACAAACCAGTGTCTTGGCACCCTTTAGGGCATTTTTCATGGACACTAAGTCTGTGAAAGCTAAGCGATGGAGTTGATGATCTCATGTATGGGgaaggtacggctatcaccaaagggaaaacaccggttcccgtctgttcaccgaagttaagccctgttggacggggttgatatctggatgggtgaccatctagataaaataccctgtgctgtactccttgggaagtcaggctggcgtagtgaacatcaatcacgccttccacctctactacaaatgttgtatgtggattgagtttcagtcgatctcaacctgacttcgagggtttcctccgggcactccggtttcctccctcctcaaaattgactcttaaattccaatttgatctgatgcaggacctccctgaaaaccactttcgagtgagtggagcttcctgggtaaatatcattaccattaccattacgaAGATACCATCAATGTCACCTATTGTTATTAATGTGCCAACTAGAGCTTCATTGGCTGTTGAAACAAAGGGTCTTTTCTTCCtgtggttggcaaatttgaacaacaaaagcaatGCCTGTCGACAGATATCTTTCCCATTCAGAGAACTTGATATTTATCTTTGTGAACAGAGAATTGTGAACAGAACAAAGCGAGGTGGACAGAAACCAGGCCTGTTGTTGTTATGTGGTCATTTCTGTAGGCATGCGCACAATCATATTGCTCGGTCAGTATAGTAGTTATGGACTGTGTAGGCTTTGTAAGGCCCCGTCAGCATGGCAAAGCAATCAATGCCTAAGTGGGTATTACAAACCCCTTCAGAGACCAAGAAAGAATGAACAAGGGTAGTGAGAATAGTCCCGGAGATCAATCCACGGGAAACGAGAAAATGTAAAAATTTGAACATACATCACATACAATAACATACTACCTAGTAGTTTATGTGAACATATTTGTAGTCGAGACAACAGTTACCCATTGCAAGGGTGTGAGACAGCTGTCATCCAGAGATGAAAAAGTAGATTCATGAAAGACTCATTAGCCTATTGGGGGTCAATATTATGGAACTTGGTGATCTACAAAGATAGGATAACTAATGTTAGTTTCTAGGTATAAAAGAAACAGCTCACCACCTGGGAAAGAAatgttcatgagacaattgcttaaattgtccagcaagtgcgaggatcatatcttcatttgatttcaaacaccgcactgcatataacatttctttcatatgacattcctttcacgggaaaacatgagcccaacaaattgacctgctctccactgtgtgacttcatagctcagttggttagaacactgcaccggcatcgcagaggtcatgggttcgaatcccgttgagtcacctgaatttttcaggttcatgagacaattgcttaaattgtccagcaagtgcgaggatcatatcttcatttgagttATTATGTGTATTGTTAAATTGATTACTACTGGATTTTAGATTAACATTTCTTAGTATTTTATAGGTATATAAATGCATATAACTTATTGCAACGAAGTTAGCACACACGATCCCATAACCTTGTAAGCTTTCAACCTTATCGTGTTGAAATAAAGGTTTCATTTTATGTTCTGTTATGCACCTTCCAAACTTACCATTCTTAAGACTGGAATCCTCACTAAAAGCGCGTTGATTTACCACGGCAACTTCACGAAACAAACGCAGTGAATGCAAGTGATACTCTCTCGGCCTTAAGGCCTTGATCATTTTGGTGGGATGAACGTCAGACAGGCGATcagaaggaaaataaatataaattaaaacaaCCCCATACACCTACATATTTTCACCAGGCGTTCCTCAAGAGACCGTGAAACCTGAAAACAaacgagccgccattttgaatacaGAGTGAGGACTGGATACAAACACCAATTCACTCTGGATGAGTTCGTGCATAATTTGGTTACGATTCTCAAGTTGTAGATACACTTGGTTTATAAACTGTCTTTTATCTTTGAGATGAGGGAACTACATAGTGTACTGGTGTCTCttatgttatttattattcaaaaCATTCGTCAAATGAGTTGCAGCAACGTAGAAGAGTCCTCCGAGCGCTACAAAATCGACGGCAAAATTACGATTCAAGGCTTTAAACAAGCAGGTGAGGCTTGTATCTGTGTTTCCTTGTGCAACAGTTAAGTTTAAATTGCATCGTTTTCTGTGCTTCAAATCGCTAACCCTAACTCTCAAAATAGAATAAAGTGTAATTGTAGAATACCCTACCAATCTTTTCGCCCTAATGTAATTGGGAAAAAATACGCAACGAGTATAAAGCTTGAATTATGACGTCTCGTATATTCCGAAATATGCTTGGATACAGTGTATCTATGAATCAGGGGTTCTCGTATAAACGGCCCGCATCTTCCaactgtttctttttcaaacgaCTGAAGAGGCCTTTCACGTACAATGTTTCGAGCATGGGACCGTCATTAGGTATGATTCGTCGTTGGCTTGGGGTTTTAGATGAGGGTTGAGACCAATCTTAGCTCAGAAGAAGTCTGTTACAGTGGGGACATGGAATGCTGGGGGCTGAGCTGGGCTAGGAGGTAGAGCTTGCACAGTCTTTGCTCTTCTGGCATTCCTGTTGGTTTTCAATCACATGCCTCTTTTGAAGGCAGCTACTCTGGAACTCACAAGGGATCGCCAGCTGGCATGATCCTCCGTCGTCTCTTTCCAGGTCGAGTTGGGAATGTTGCAGCGCTTGAGGGATTCTTTCAGTGAGTCTTTGTAGTTCTTCCTTGTTCTGTACTTTCTTGATTTTAGCTCTCTGGAAAACAGTTTCTTTGGGAGTCGACGATCATTCATATGGTGAACGTGGCCAGACCACTCGGAGCTGTGCTCACAGTTAGGTGGCTTGCATGCCTTCCGTCTCAGCCCGGTGTAGAACTTCAGTGTCACGAACTCTGTCCTATCATTTGACATGGAGGGAGGTTCTGAGGCTTCTCAGATTAAAGGCATTTAACTGCTTGGCATGCCAGCTGTTAACTGTTCATGCCTTGCATGCGTAGAGCAAGGAAGGTAGGACCATTGCTCTGATCATCCAGCGTGCCAAAGGCAGTGCTGGCTCTAGTAATTCTATGGGTTTCTTCAGTGTTGATGTTGGCTGAGCTTGTCATAGGGCTGCCAAGATAAGTGAACTTGGCTGCTACTGTCAAACTCTCGCCTTTGGCGATGATGTTGGGTTCTGTGTGGGGCACTCTGGGTCATGGTTGGTGGAGAACTTCAGTCTTTTTGGCGGAGATTGCAAGTCCGAAGTCAGTGCAGGCTGATGCAAACAGATCCTTACTGACTTGCATGTCTTGATGGGAGCTGGCATTCAGTGCACAGTCATCAGCAAACAGGAAATCAGAGGCAGTTGGATCATAAGTTTTAGTCTCTGGCAGCAATCGCCTAGGATTGAACAGTCTTCTTGGATAAAGACTATAAACTgtaggtcccgtctcgcaaatacgttccatgtttataagttcaatgtgagacgttaaagaacccacacactattcgaaaagagtagggcatgaagttcccagtgttgtggctgtcctttgcgAGGGTATtggtggggtgggtgaggtcaaATATGGACTGATAGCGGCTGCCTGGAGCACCTTTACATGCTGA
This genomic stretch from Acropora muricata isolate sample 2 chromosome 5, ASM3666990v1, whole genome shotgun sequence harbors:
- the LOC136917929 gene encoding glyoxalase domain-containing protein 5 homolog isoform X1; translated protein: MIKALRPREYHLHSLRLFREVAVVNQRAFSEDSSLKNGGICKSGVPAKKQEKSFSVSRIDHLVLTVKDIDATVTFYSQVLGMDKVAFGEGRTALAFGNQKLNLHQKGKEFEPKAANPTPGAIDICFITEKPIQSVVKNLESLDITVEEGPVKRTGANGPITSVYFRDPDKNLIEVSKYNHDVG
- the LOC136917929 gene encoding glyoxalase domain-containing protein 5-like isoform X2; translated protein: MGGICKSGVPAKKQEKSFSVSRIDHLVLTVKDIDATVTFYSQVLGMDKVAFGEGRTALAFGNQKLNLHQKGKEFEPKAANPTPGAIDICFITEKPIQSVVKNLESLDITVEEGPVKRTGANGPITSVYFRDPDKNLIEVSKYNHDVG